The DNA region GAGATCGTCGCCGACCTGATCCGGCGCGGCATGGACGACGGCCGGTACCGCACAGACATCAACGCGACCGCCAAGGCCGCGGAGATTATCGCCTTTATCAATGGAATGGAGATGTCATGGCTGCTGGATCCATCAATTCCCCTGACCGAAGTGTTCGAGGGGTACGCGGAAACGCTGGCTCGCGACTTCGCGCCGCAGGTGGAGGGCGCGCAGCTGTGAGCGAGGCGGGGGAGCAGGACATGCGCTACCGGTTCGACATCGTCGGGCGCAGCGTCGTCGACGTGGTGATGGCCGCCGGCGGATGGCTCTACGACCGCGCCACCGCGGGCTGGGATGTCACCGTGATGATCGACGGTGCCGAGGACACCCGACCGTTGCAGATCCTGGGGGCCAAGGTGCTCGACCTGGCCTCGGTGCTCACCCAGTGGGAGCACTGGCCGCACCCGCAGACCATCGCGGTCTGTTCGGAGATGTTCGACGGCCACGCCCGGATCCGCCAGGGCGTTATCGACGCCCTCGAGCACAGCGAGACCGAGGTGACGCTCTGGGGTGACGTGCCCGCCGAACTGCACAGCGACGTCGACGCCCGCCATCACCGGCTCAGCGCCGCCGCCCGCGCCTTCAAGGCGCAGGCCCTGCGGGCCGCCGGCATCGACCCGACCGCCTCGCAGGCCTGGGACGCCCACATCGAGACGTTCCGGTGTGGACCGGCCGCGGGTACCTCGGTAGCCGCCGACCTGAGCCCGGCCAGCTGAAGCGGGCCGGCGACACCACGACCGACATGACGGCCGATCCGCTGGCACGCTCCCTGGTGCTGGTGACCGACTACCGGGTGCCGGACCCGGCCAGGGTCTGGCCGGTGCTGCAGCGGTCCCGCGAGGCCATGGCCCACCTGGGTGCCCACCGGGTACTGGTCTACACCTCGACGGTCGATCCGGGCCGGGTGCTGGCGGTCATGGCGCTGCACGCCGAGCAGCCGGTGGTCGACATCCTGCGCGACGAGGCGTTCATGGCCTGGTTCGACGCCGTCGGCGTCAGCGACATCCCCGCGGTGTTCGCCGGGGAACTCGTGGAGCGCATCGACCTGGCCGACCATGACCCCACCCAACCGCCGGCGGTCGTGGTGGCCGCGGTCGCCGAAGTCGCCGACACCCGGGCGCTGCGCGCCCACGTGCATGCCACCGAGGAGCACTTCGTCGCAGCGGGCATCCGCAAGGTGCTGATCTTCCAGGCCTTCGACAACCCGGGCGAGGTGTTCATGCTCCAAGAGGCCACCGAGGAGACCGGTGCCGGTCGCTGGATCGACGAACCCGCGTTCGCCTCCGACTGGATCACCAGGGCCGGCGTCGGGATCTACCCACCGGTGTTCGTCGGCCGGCTGGCGCACCTGATGCGCATCGACGACGAACCCGAACCCGAACCCGCCGGCGAACCGGCGAGCTGACTCCGGTTAGTCGCTGGCCGGCAGCGGCTTGGCTTCCTTGATGCTCAGCGGCACGGTGCCGACACTGAGCGTCCCGGCGCCGGCCTTGGTCACCAGCACCTCGGCGCCGGCGTCGTCGACGTAACGCTTGCCCATCACCGCACCGGCGGAGAACTCCGGATCCAGCACGGCGTCGCCGGCGGCCTCGGAGTCCAACGGCACCATCGGGGCGCCGCCGGCCCGCAGGTCATCGAGGCTGTCGGAGGTCTTGACGACGATGACCTGGGTGTCGCACACCTGGCTCTTCAGACGGGTACCGGACTTGATCATTGCGCCCCTTCGGCATTCACGGTTTGCAGTTCTTCGTCGAGTTCAGCGACCAGCTCGCGGCGGAGCACTTTGCCGGTCGGGGTGGTCGGCAACTCCGACCGGAAGACGATCCGGTCCGGGGTGCGCGATCCACGCAACTGCTCCCGAACATACTCGCGCAACACGGCGGGATCCGGCGACGCACCGGGCGCCGGCACCACGCACGCGACGATGATCTGCCCCCACTCCGGATCCGGCGCGCCGACCACGGCGACCTCACGGACCTCCGGGTGCTCGACCAGCACGTCCTCGATCTCGGCGGGGGCGATGTTCTCCCCGCCCCGGATGATGGTGTCGTCGGAGCGCCCGACGATGAACAGATAGCCCTCGTCGTCGAGCACCGCCAGGTCGCGGGTGGGGAACCAGCCGTTCGCGTCGAGCACCGATCCGATACCGGTGTACTTGCCCGACACCTGCTCGCCGCGCACATACAACTCACCGGGCTGCCCCGGCTCCAGCACCCGGCCCTCGTCGTCACGGATCTCGGCCTCGATGCCCGGCACCGGGCGGCCGACCGACCCCAGCCGCTTGCGCACGGCCTCGTCGTCGGAGGCATAGGCGTCCCGGTGGTCGTCGGGGGTCAGCACCGCGACCGTCGAACTGGTCTCGGTCAAGCCGTAGGCGTTGACGAAACCCACCTCCGGCAGCAGATCCAGCGCCCGGCGCACCAGCGGCAGCGCCACCTTGGAGCCGCCGTAGGCCAGGTTGCGCAGGCTCGGCAGCGGGGTCGGGCGGGCCTCGAGTTCGGAGACGATGCGCTCCAGCATGGTCGGGACCACGGTGGCGGTGGTGACCGACTCGGTGGTGACCAGCCGGATCCATTCCGAGGGACTGAACCGGCGCAGATAGACCATCTTGCGGCCGGCGTAGAGGTTGCTCAGCGCCGCACCGACACCGGCGATGTGGTACGG from Mycolicibacter sp. MU0083 includes:
- a CDS encoding fatty-acid--CoA ligase, coding for MTADPLARSLVLVTDYRVPDPARVWPVLQRSREAMAHLGAHRVLVYTSTVDPGRVLAVMALHAEQPVVDILRDEAFMAWFDAVGVSDIPAVFAGELVERIDLADHDPTQPPAVVVAAVAEVADTRALRAHVHATEEHFVAAGIRKVLIFQAFDNPGEVFMLQEATEETGAGRWIDEPAFASDWITRAGVGIYPPVFVGRLAHLMRIDDEPEPEPAGEPAS
- a CDS encoding class I adenylate-forming enzyme family protein — encoded protein: MSISLLLEMAVSADPDRVAVVSETARYTTTELNALADAGAGVIEETGAGSVAYVGMGGDMLPLLLFSSARAGRAFAPLNYRLSGQALRELIERLPQPLVVVDKEYRDVVGDIGVAVVDSEDFCARARTTAPAVQWPDPDDVAVVLFTSGTTSKPKAVELTHNNLTSYVTGTVEFGSADPSDAALICVPPYHIAGVGAALSNLYAGRKMVYLRRFSPSEWIRLVTTESVTTATVVPTMLERIVSELEARPTPLPSLRNLAYGGSKVALPLVRRALDLLPEVGFVNAYGLTETSSTVAVLTPDDHRDAYASDDEAVRKRLGSVGRPVPGIEAEIRDDEGRVLEPGQPGELYVRGEQVSGKYTGIGSVLDANGWFPTRDLAVLDDEGYLFIVGRSDDTIIRGGENIAPAEIEDVLVEHPEVREVAVVGAPDPEWGQIIVACVVPAPGASPDPAVLREYVREQLRGSRTPDRIVFRSELPTTPTGKVLRRELVAELDEELQTVNAEGAQ